In Chloroflexota bacterium, the DNA window TAGCGCGCCGCCTCATAAAAGGCGTAGATCAGCTCGCTGATGTTGTCCACGCGCACCAGCCAGAACGCCGTCGTCACCAGCATCAACCAGAGCGCGTACAGGATGACGGCTGCCGCCGCGAGCATCAGCACGAACAGCGCGACCGCGCCGGGCGAGACGCTCGCGCCCATGTGCCAGAGCGCATACACTACGATCACCAGCCCCATCACGATATCCAGCAGACGCCACAGCACCACCGTGCGCGTGCTGGCGAGGAACTGCGAGTTGACCGGCTTGGTCAGGATGAAATCCATCGTTCCGTTGCGGATGTGGTTGCCGATCTCGGAGATGTTCGGCTGCAGAAACGCCTGCATGTAGCCGTTCGCGAGTTGGAACAGGCCGACGACGATCATCGCTTCGTCGTACGACCAGCCGCCGATCTGACTCGTGTGGTTGAAGTAGACCTGCAGCCCGATCAGCGACCAGAACAGCCAGAACACGCTCATCAGCACGTTGACGACGAAGTTGGTGCGGTACTCTAATTCGGAGAGCAGCGCGTTCTTGTAGAACGTGGCGAGCAGTCGAAAGTATCTCATGGTTGGAATAAATCCGCCGCTTTGTCAACGGATA includes these proteins:
- a CDS encoding ABC-2 family transporter protein, encoding MRYFRLLATFYKNALLSELEYRTNFVVNVLMSVFWLFWSLIGLQVYFNHTSQIGGWSYDEAMIVVGLFQLANGYMQAFLQPNISEIGNHIRNGTMDFILTKPVNSQFLASTRTVVLWRLLDIVMGLVIVVYALWHMGASVSPGAVALFVLMLAAAAVILYALWLMLVTTAFWLVRVDNISELIYAFYEAARYPVSVYRGALQMFLTFIIPIAFITTIPAAALVSRLDAGSALYGIAMAIALFFASAAFWRFALRFYASASS